GGGCAGATCTCGAGCGCACGATCAGcacaaaaatgtgcacaaaggAAGAAAACGGATAAACACCTTAAATCAGGAAAGTATATACATTAACAAAGGAGGAAAGCATGTATATGAGCATGGAGGGTGATAAAAAACGGGTGACGAAGCTTGCCAATGCAATAACCATCAAACCTACGTACTGAAGTGCCAGTTATCAAACTTCAAGCGCAAAAGCTCGGAGCAAACATACTCTTCGCAAAGATCATGAAGGTTCACAACGCGACTAACATGACCAATAAGGTCCATTGCAAGTGAAATTGCTACAGATGAAGGAGCTTCGTAATTATTTACAATGCGAATTTCATGACCAAGGGTACCACCATAAAAGTTGGCCAACAGAAGCATAAAATGAAACCAACTCCTAGTCCAATCCCGAGATGGTGGACGGAATGAGGAATAAGAACAGAACCTTCCGAACGACCAACGAAGTCAACAACACCATACAAGGGGCTGAaaacaccttcatcgccctgaATGAAGTAAACAGGATTATGAATAGCCTTGTAAAAGGCGAAGAAAAGCATGAACTTCTGGTCAATTATCCTCCGCGCGGCAAGCATAGATAAAGGATGCAACGGTACCTGTGTCCGCGGGAGTAAGCTGATAAAACTCGAGATGATATAAACAAAGCAAATCACAAAGAAAGCGACAGCTTGGAAGACAATCCCATATCAAGAAagataaaaaaacaaacaacCTCGCTAGAGCAAGGTTGTAGAGTCTTATCCTCAGGCAAACGGTATCGAACAACACCATCCCCTAGACAACCCTGCCTAGAATACCTTCAGAAATCATTCGGAGTGAAAGTAGAAACTGGCATCTCACAAGTAAAACGGGCCCCTGCCTTAATAAGAGAGTGAAATGCTGAAGGCCTAGCAGAGCCCTTAGTAATAGCCATCATCAACAGATGAAGCTACAGCAAATGCAAAAGAAGGGCTCTTACCAAAAGATCTATGAATCTAAACAAAGAGCTAGCGCGAGGGACACAGCAAGCGAGAACTCAATAAAAGTAAAAAGGGCAACTCGTCCTTATATAAGATGGTAAAAGGTAAACCCCAAACGGTCACACGCGACATTAAAGAGCACAAAAACAGAAAAGCCCAAAACAAAAGGCCCCAAAAGAAACAAGCCGGGCTACGCTATTGCAAAATTTGCAATTTGTTTTGCTAATATTCTGATGACCGGGGCCGCCAAGCCTCAAGGACTTTTCCATTTCCCCGAGGGGGAATCCTAAATGAAATGAGAAattccaaaataaataaatgtgaAGTAGTTACAAATGTGAAAAAAGTCAATATCTCTCTGTCTGTGTAGGTTCGGTTTGTTCTTATCGATCCATTTCTTCGAGTGTGGGTGTCCTACGCTACTTCCGTTCATGTTTACATTctcaaaagaaaagaaggcTTTCCTTGGAAAAACCAAGGACAACCCCTATCTCagtctcctttctcttttcggGAGAAGAGCTGAAAAAGATGTAGTTACCCTATGATGAGATTGAGTTCAACGGATATGAAGGATAGAAATATGCTATTTGCTGCTATTCCATCTATTTGTGCATCAAGTCCGAAGAAGATCGCTGACACTCACTACAAAACTAAATTTTCAGCTTCGAGCTATCGCAGGCGAAGCCCTCAGCTGAAAGGGGCTACTGGTGGGGAGTCAGAAGAAGCCCACCACGGACGGGCCGGATGAAACCTTGAGGAGAAGGCAAACACACTAATACACAGATGAAGTCCGGAGGCAACCAGCGGAGTCCCAAAATACCAGACCACCACAAAGGGGTTGACAAGGCAAAGTTGCCAAGCAGAGCCCTCCAAAGCCTATCACGTACCTCCAAAGGCATTCCAGAAATCGGCGAAGCACATACAAGAGAGATCAACCTAGTCCCCAAAATATCCCTTATAAAGCAGTATAAATAGCTGTAATAGAAGGATGTAACCGGCATGGACAAATGAATGCCCTAGttttctataaatatgagggcatTCCCCATGTAAAAACCACCCCTTCctgggagaggaggggagaaaTGTAATCATTCATGTATATGTATTTCACGCACTCTACAATTCAATACTTTGCTTCGACATAGAGTCGTAAAAGTATTTGTTGCGAGGCCTTTGTGTCCCAACATCGTGAGGAGTTGaattgaatttaaatttgtgGGGCCTGAATCGAAGTTCCAGGATGAGATCGCTCATACGAGCCTTCTCATTGCCATGACTTCGGGTAGGCGCAACTGAATGTCGGTTTAATTCGAGTTCACAAGTGAGGGCCTTACACATGGATCTTCGAAGTGAGACACTAACCCTTCCAGTGAGCTCCAAATATGGAGACAACCTATATATATCCATCCTGATGTTCCTGATCATCCATCTCTCAAAATGTTGTGGTCAACGGCTCAAAGGTTACTGTTGTGACAATATGTCTTCGTCACTATATTTGTTCTCAGTTGCTTCAATACATACAATGTTTACTATAGTATGTGCCAATGTGCACACACCAGTAATCCAGTATGACTAGTTGCTCACAAAGTGACAATTGAAATCGATGCATTTAAGTCGTCCCCTTGTAACTCGCATAAGATTACACATCAAGTTTGCATTTGTTGCATTCAACATGTAAATGACAAGATGAATTCAACCAAATTAACAAAAGATGTGTGAGATGATCCGCCTTCACTCACACCTTTGTCTGCCATGTTCGTCAAATATTTCATTCTCTCTCTAACCTCTTCGCCTTCATTATCACCCATGAGTTTCTCAATGGCCAGATGGAGTTTCCCCCATTCTAGCTGAGTTTCCACCTCAACCTCCATTCCCACTCTCCACACGTTGCACACATACCTGGCAGTTCCCTGCTGGTCACCGATAAGAGGCCTGCATATCATTGGGACACCTCTCGACATGGCCTCGACCGTGGAGTTCCACCCGTTGTGCGTCACGAAGGCGCAAATCGCAGGATGAACTAGCACCTCCTCCTGCGGCGCCCAGTAGACGATCCGGCCTCGATCACGAATCTTCTCTTCAAGCTCGTCAGGCAGCTCGCCTGACTCAAAGCCACGAACGAGCCCCCGTCTGACGACCCAGATGAATGGGCGCTTGCTGTTAGCGAGGCCCCAGGCCAGCTCCATGAATTCATCGGTGTCGATAGGGACAAAGCTTCCAAAACTCACGTACAGCACGGAGCCCGGCTCCTGCGTGTCAAGCCAGTTGAGGCAGCCGCGGTCTTGCGGAAGGCTTGATTTGACCGGCGGTGAGAGCGTGTTGAGCGGGCCTATGGCGAACACAGGGATGGACAAGTCCTGCCGGATGACATCGAAGGTGTTGAGTATGAGGCCGGAGGACCGCCGTGCTTCGGCGACGTTGCGCTCGAGCAGGCTGTCGAATTCAGCGAGGATGCTCTTGTCGATGCGTTGCAGATCTCTCACACGGAACGGTGGCAGCTCGTCGACTGGATCGTCCTTGTGCCCCTCTGCAGTAGAAAATAAATAGCAAATAAATGAAGATACTCTTGTATCTAGTTGCTTGACACTCTTGT
The genomic region above belongs to Panicum virgatum strain AP13 chromosome 8N, P.virgatum_v5, whole genome shotgun sequence and contains:
- the LOC120684540 gene encoding DIMBOA UDP-glucosyltransferase BX9-like, producing the protein MASNSGAAGHRVVLFPFPYHGHLSPMLRLAAALHARGLAITVMHAEHHAPDPADHPADYRFVPLPADVAAGLLSSEDVARLLMEVDAILAVPFKDRLAALLAEPDAGGVCCVIADVQWYSALAAARKLGVPTLGLMTSSAASFRTFMAYPTLIDKGYLPVQEGHKDDPVDELPPFRVRDLQRIDKSILAEFDSLLERNVAEARRSSGLILNTFDVIRQDLSIPVFAIGPLNTLSPPVKSSLPQDRGCLNWLDTQEPGSVLYVSFGSFVPIDTDEFMELAWGLANSKRPFIWVVRRGLVRGFESGELPDELEEKIRDRGRIVYWAPQEEVLVHPAICAFVTHNGWNSTVEAMSRGVPMICRPLIGDQQGTARYVCNVWRVGMEVEVETQLEWGKLHLAIEKLMGDNEGEEVRERMKYLTNMADKGVSEGGSSHTSFVNLVEFILSFTC